Part of the Quercus lobata isolate SW786 chromosome 6, ValleyOak3.0 Primary Assembly, whole genome shotgun sequence genome, TCTATAGCTAATTATATTCCTTTAATACTCCCGCTGTCCCCTTCTAGCATCTTCAACTTCTATTAAATGCTAAAGTCCCTTTACTTCTCCCAAAAGGAACAATAATCTTACGTAACTCCCAAGTAATTTAAAGTCTAAAATGTCTTCTATTAATGGATATAGTCAAGGTACACACCTGGGAACATACCGTTTCTTTGATGTAAAGCATTTTGCCAACTGATCGTTAGAAGCAACAATGCAACAGCAACTCAATAGTTCATTTATACAAATATGAATTAtcacaaaaagaatcaattttctATAACCATAATCATAAGATGGTAAGTACTGATGAAGTAATATCctcaataaacaaacaataataaGTTATAACAAGAGAAACAAACTTAGGAACATGGGGTCAGGAAGAAGCTTggtaattcaacaaaatatcAAACCAGGAGAGTTTTCCCAAATGAAGTAAGAGGACAACGTAGGCATATGCAAAGCACAATTTATCAAAAGGAATATTGACCTTTCTTATGCGGTAAAATGCATCATATATGACCAACTGACctttaaactttttatttcttcctttagtttttcatttgtttctttaagctcttgagaTTCTGATCTTAGTTGGTTCAAAACTCTGATGGCATCATCCAGTATGGCGTGCTTGTCAATTTTGACCGGTCTATCAGGATCCAAAACAGAACACAAGTCTAGAAACCTGCATGAGTCATAAACAACACCTGTCCTTTCATAAACCTTACTAGGAGAAAGCTAGAGAGAGcagaaaacaataaaagtaagaAACTACTCATATTATCATTATTCTTGGGAACATATGGTGCAAAAACTGATAAGTTAGGTAAATCGGTAGATTTGTCATTAAAAGCATTGCAAATATCAAATCTTTCATTTCTCCATCTAATATCTCAGGGAAcctataaaattttaacatcttAGAAATTTGAGGCATCCAAAGCCCTTTTAGACAAAAATCAAGTATCTAATACAAGGTATAATTTCAATATGAACTATACTTCAATTATATAATGGCCATTGCTCACATATCAACTTGAAATCCTGGAATTATTTCTCCAAAGGAcgggaaaaaataaatatattaaatgcaGAAATTCAacaccaaataaaaacaaaaaatctgaTGAAGCAAGTTGCATGCCTGTCATTCAATCTCTCCCTTCGCAATTTCTCACGACAAGCTTTAGATCCTGGCCTGCTGTATGAATCATTGCGGCCCCTGAAAGTTATAATTGTAAGAATTATCATGAACATATTAGAGCTAACACAAGTAGATCAAGATGAAATGTCACCATTACATTTCTAATGGATATCATGgaccaaaccttttttttttttttttgaagtaacgaaaaatttatttatttatttattttttgatgacatAAGAGAACTTCACTTAGATTAGTTGTTCGTCGCAGAGCATACTGTACAACAATCCTCACTATTAATCAAACTCCTACAGGCAACTGATCCCATCTGCCAGAACCAGTTACTGGGAAACAGGCTAAGCAGTTTATCCTCAAATTTATTAAACTTGCAAAATGTAATCCCGAACGACTAAATGagctaaaaaattccaaaaaaaatcaaactcaacAATAAGGGAGCTACGTTTTATCAATCAAGATTTAATTATTGTACAAgacccaacaacaacaacaaaaagtatAGAACACTTTAACTTGCACGATAATACATCCTACCTACGTTACAATCTATCCTCAATGAGGTCAAAAAACAAACAACGTAAAATGGGGTTACTCAATTACAACCTATAAATTGTGTTCATTTcttacaattaaaaagaaaaaagtatactaataaaaatttgggAAAATGGAAAAACCTCTTCCGTGACTGTGAGGACTCAATTTCGGCGCCGTCTTTCTCTTGCTGAGACAGTGCAACGGCCCCAGAAGATAAATCAGTTTCCACGCCACCACCACTACATccacatattatatataataacaataattgaCTTTTCAGATCTCTTTCTTCGATACTTacaga contains:
- the LOC115994755 gene encoding transcription factor bHLH104-like isoform X1 codes for the protein MDPLPEDWDFLNYSIFDENPSSEFCLPNHSGGGVETDLSSGAVALSQQEKDGAEIESSQSRKRGRNDSYSRPGSKACREKLRRERLNDRFLDLCSVLDPDRPVKIDKHAILDDAIRVLNQLRSESQELKETNEKLKEEIKSLKAEKHELREEKLMLKADKERMEQQLKAMAIPPAGFMPGHPAAYHAGPNKMPVFPSYGFVPMWQYMPPAARDTSHDHELRPPAA
- the LOC115994755 gene encoding transcription factor bHLH104-like isoform X2 gives rise to the protein MDPLPEDWDFLNYSIFDENPSSEFCLPNHSGGVETDLSSGAVALSQQEKDGAEIESSQSRKRGRNDSYSRPGSKACREKLRRERLNDRFLDLCSVLDPDRPVKIDKHAILDDAIRVLNQLRSESQELKETNEKLKEEIKSLKAEKHELREEKLMLKADKERMEQQLKAMAIPPAGFMPGHPAAYHAGPNKMPVFPSYGFVPMWQYMPPAARDTSHDHELRPPAA